In one Mustela lutreola isolate mMusLut2 chromosome 8, mMusLut2.pri, whole genome shotgun sequence genomic region, the following are encoded:
- the AMIGO2 gene encoding amphoterin-induced protein 2, which yields MSLRLHTLPTLPGVVRRGCRELLCLLVITVTVSRGASGVCPTACICATDIVSCTNKNLSKVPGNLFRLIKRLDLSYNRIGLLDAEWIPVSFVKLNTLIIRHNNITSVATGSFSTTPNLKCLDLSSNKLKTLKSAVFQELKVLEVLLLYNNHISYLDPSAFGGLSQLQKLYLSGNFLTQFPMDLYVGRFKLAELMFLDVSYNRIPSLPMHHINLVPGKQLRGIYLHGNPFVCDCSLYSLLIFWYRRHFSSVMDFKNDYTCRLWSDSKHSQQVLLLQDSFLNCSDSIINGSFRALGFIHEAQVGERLIVPCDSKTSNANTDFIWVHPDNRLLEPDKELENFHVFRNGSLVIESPRFEDAGVYSCIAMNRQRLLNETVDVTINVSNFTVNKSHAHEAFNTAFTTLAACVASIVLVLLYLYLTPCPCKCKTKRQKNNLNQSNAHASILNPGPASDTPADERKAGAGKRVVFLEPLKDTAAGQNGKVRLFPSEPVIAEGILKSTRVKSDSDSVNSVFSDTPFVASA from the coding sequence ATGTCTTTACGTTTACACACGCTGCCCACCCTGCCTGGAGTTGTCAGACGGGGCTGCAGGGAGCTGCTGTGTTTGTTGGTGATCACGGTGACCGTGAGCCGTGGCGCCTCCGGGGTGTGCCCCACTGCTTGCATCTGTGCCACGGACATCGTGAGCTGCACCAACAAAAACCTGTCCAAGGTGCCTGGGAACCTTTTCAGACTGATTAAGAGGCTGGATCTGAGCTATAACAGAATCGGGCTCCTGGATGCCGAGTGGATTCCAGTATCATTTGTTAAGCTGAACACCCTCATTATTCGTCATAACAACATCACCAGCGTAGCCACAGGCAGTTTTTCCACAACTCCAAATCTGAAGTGTCTTGACTTATCGTCCAACAAGCTGAAGACCCTGAAAAGTGCAGTGTTCCAAGAGTTAAAGGTTCTGGAAGTGCTCCTGCTTTACAACAATCACATTTCCTATCTGGATCCCTCAGCTTTTGGAGGGCTCTCCCAGTTGCAAAAACTCTACTTAAGTGGAAACTTTCTTACGCAGTTCCCCATGGATTTGTATGTTGGAAGGTTCAAGCTGGCAGAACTGATGTTTCTAGATGTTTCTTATAACCGAATCCCCTCCCTGCCAATGCACCACATTAATTTAGTACCAGGAAAACAGCTGAGAGGTATCTACCTTCATGGAAACCCATTTGTCTGTGACTGTTCCCTTTATTCATTGCTGATCTTTTGGTATCGCAGACACTTTAGCTCAGTGATGGATTTTAAGAATGATTATACCTGTCGCCTGTGGTCTGATTCCAAGCACTCCCAGCAGGTGCTTCTGCTTCAGGATAGCTTTCTGAATTGCTCGGACAGCATCATCAATGGCTCCTTCCGTGCACTTGGCTTTATTCATGAAGCTCAAGTCGGGGAAAGGCTGATTGTCCCCTGTGACAGCAAGACAAGCAATGCAAATACCGATTTCATTTGGGTCCATCCGGATAACAGGCTGCTGGAACCCGATAAAGAGCTGGAGAACTTTCACGTGTTTCGCAATGGAAGTCTGGTCATAGAAAGTCCTCGTTTTGAGGATGCTGGAGTCTATTCCTGTATCGCCATGAACAGGCAGCGCCTCTTAAACGAGACGGTGGATGTCACCATCAACGTAAGCAATTTCACCGTAAACAAATCCCATGCCCACGAGGCATTTAACACAGCATTCACCACCCTCGCAGCCTGCGTGGCCAGTATCGTTTTGGTACTTTTGTACCTCTATCTGACGCCGTGTCCTTGCAAGTGTAAAAccaagagacaaaaaaataatctcaacCAAAGCAATGCCCATGCATCTATTCTCAACCCCGGTCCTGCCAGCGACACCCCCGCTGACGAACGGAAGGCAGGGGCTGGGAAAAGAGTGGTGTTTTTGGAACCCCTGAAGGATACTGCTGCAGGGCAGAATGGTAAAGTCAGGCTCTTTCCCAGTGAACCAGTCATAGCCGAGGGCATCCTGAAGTCCACGAGGGTGAAATCCGACTCCGATTCGGTCAATTCTGTGTTTTCAGACACACCCTTTGTGGCGTCCGCTTAA